Proteins from a genomic interval of Rosa chinensis cultivar Old Blush chromosome 2, RchiOBHm-V2, whole genome shotgun sequence:
- the LOC112183523 gene encoding aldehyde oxidase GLOX1, which translates to MAALHIKLFCILPLLFALGINAQWRGLPFIPNPLVSHHGLGFNLDPSNGGQFQFFDPEPVTFKAAGDKPKPNAGGEPQPDAGGKPNVGGIPKRAVIKAEDVNAVPNAQPQPNFPIGDNPGAWALVSNDAGVSAMHLNVLPNNKAIMYDASDFHISNIKLPNNECLPWKNNKGDAGNDCFAHAVEYDLDKNTVRPLKTQFDAWCSSGGILPDGRFISTGGWVNGYRSARYITACNDGKCDFKEYQNAFAENRWYATQITLADGRVIVVGGRKAYSIEYVPPEGQENKQSIFLPFLDETTDMDENNLYPFVHQSTDGNVFIFANDRSVLLNPKTNKVIKEFPKLDGGSRNYPASGMSALLPIELNEQNPPVIPVDVLVCGGNKRDAFKMSAQKPPVFIPALDDCGRLRITDPNPVWEKEVMPSRRVMGDMLNLPTGELLMINGAMAGASAWWQAEEPNFTPVMYNPKLPNGQRFVKMAPTTIARMYHSTSAVLPNGKILVAGSNTNPGYDFKAKYPTEVRVETFTPPYMDKALDIHRPEINAQASDNKLKYGAPFGVQFKLNEQDKPTKADIKVTVYAVPFTTHGYSMNQRLVVLANTELKAEGAGLYRVTALAPPTGAVAPPGSYLLNVVHRGVPSTGMWVTINQ; encoded by the exons ATGGCAGCCTTACACATCAAGCTTTTTTGCATCCTTCCTCTCCTCTTCGCCCTTGGCATCAATGCACAATGGCGAGGGCTTCCTTTTATCCCCAATCCGCTAGTTTCACACCACGGATTGGGTTTTAATCTTGACCCCAGCAACGGGGGCCAATTTCAGTTCTTTGACCCCGAGCCCGTCACTTTCAAAGCAGCCGGCGATAAACCTAAACCCAACGCCGGGGGTGAACCCCAACCCGACGCAGGGGGTAAACCCAACGTCGGGGGTATACCCAAACGAGCGGTCATTAAAGCCGAAGATGTTAATGCTGTTCCCAACGCACAACCACAGCCGAACTTCCCTATTGGCGATAACCCGGGGGCGTGGGCGCTTGTTTCCAATGACGCCGGTGTGTCTGCCATGCATCTAAATGTGCTTCCCAACAACAAGGCCATAATGTACGATGCCTCGGATTTCCATATATCGAACATCAAATTGCCCAACAATGAATGCCTTCCCTGGAAAAATAATAAGGGCGATGCAGGAAACGATTGTTTTGCTCATGCAGTTGAATATGATCTTGACAAAAACACAGTTAGACCACTCAAG ACTCAGTTTGATGCATGGTGCTCATCGGGAGGGATTTTGCCCGATGGTAGGTTCATCAGCACCGGTGGTTGGGTGAACGGATATAGAAGCGCTAGATATATAACCGCATGCAACGACGGCAAATGCGACTTCAAAGAGTACCAAAACGCATTTGCAGAAAATAGATG GTATGCAACTCAGATAACGCTAGCAGACGGTAGGGTGATTgtggttggtggccggaaagcaTACAGCATCGAGTACGTGCCACCAGAGGGACAAGAAAACAAGCAATCCATCTTCCTGCCTTTCCTTGACGAGACCACCGACATGGACGAGAACAATCTCTACCCGTTCGTCCACCAATCTACCGATGGCAACGTCTTCATCTTTGCCAACGACCGCTCCGTCCTCCTCAATCCCAAAACCAACAAAGTCATCAAGGAGTTCCCCAAACTCGACGGCGGATCCCGAAACTACCCGGCCTCCGGCATGTCGGCACTGCTCCCCATCGAGCTCAATGAGCAGAACCCCCCGGTCATCCCTGTCGACGTCCTCGTCTGCGGTGGTAATAAGCGCGACGCTTTCAAAATGTCCGCACAGAAACCACCAGTCTTCATCCCTGCCTTGGACGACTGCGGACGCCTCCGGATCACCGACCCTAATCCGGTCTGGGAAAAGGAGGTCATGCCCTCAAGACGTGTCATGGGAGACATGCTAAACCTTCCCACAGGTGAGCTCTTGATGATAAACGGTGCGATGGCTGGAGCCTCAGCTTGGTGGCAAGCTGAAGAACCCAACTTTACCCCTGTGATGTACAACCCCAAATTGCCCAATGGACAACGGTTCGTCAAGATGGCACCGACAACTATTGCAAGAATGTACCACTCCACCTCGGCAGTGCTCCCTAACGGTAAAATCCTCGTGGCAGGCAGTAATACTAACCCGGGCTACGACTTCAAGGCCAAGTACCCAACTGAGGTACGGGTGGAGACCTTCACCCCACCTTACATGGATAAGGCTTTGGACATCCACAGGCCGGAAATCAACGCCCAGGCCTCCGACAACAAGCTTAAGTACGGCGCACCGTTCGGTGTCCAGTTCAAGCTGAACGAGCAAGACAAGCCTACAAAGGCtgacatcaaggtcaccgtgtACGCTGTTCCTTTCACAACACATGGCTACTCCATGAACCAGAGGCTTGTTGTTTTGGCGAACACTGAGCTCAAGGCAGAGGGAGCTGGTTTATATCGTGTCACGGCGTTGGCCCCACCAACCGGAGCGGTGGCGCCACCAGGGTCCTACCTGCTGAATGTGGTTCACCGCGGAGTGCCGAGCACGGGAATGTGGGTGACGATTAACCAGTAA
- the LOC112188966 gene encoding probable xyloglucan endotransglucosylase/hydrolase protein 26 — protein MAILRAFLIGLCIIAFRQSLVDAKFSKSMYITWGQQHAAIQGNGEDVQLVLDQSSGSAVQSKRAFLFGSIEMLIKLVPNNSAGTVTAFYLSSTGSTHDEIDFEFLGNVSGQPYIIHTNIYRQGNGSKEQQFYLWFDPTADFHNYTIHWNPTTVVWYINGLPIRVFRNYENEGIAYPSKQGMRVYSSLWNADNWATRGGLVKIDWTSAPFIARLRNFRARACKWDGPSSTTQCAATTPANWWTSPTHKQLSSAKLGQLKSVRDNYMIYDYCKDTKRFNGKMPTECSKQQF, from the exons ATGGCGATTCTGCGAGCTTTCTTGATAGGTTTATGCATCATTGCTTTTCGTCAAAGTTTAGTTGATGCAAAGTTTTCGAAGAGCATGTACATCACCTGGGGTCAGCAACATGCTGCAATTCAAGGCAATGGCGAAGATGTCCAACTCGTGCTCGATCAAAGTTCTG GATCTGCTGTTCAATCAAAGAGAGCTTTCCTATTCGGAAGCATTGAGATGCTCATTAAGTTGGTACCTAATAATTCCGCAGGCACAGTAACAGCTTTCTAT CTATCATCAACAGGAAGCACACATGACGAGATAGATTTTGAATTCTTAGGGAACGTTTCTGGACAACCTTACATTATACACACAAACATCTATAGACAAGGAAATGGAAGCAAAGAGCAGCAGTTTTACCTCTGGTTTGACCCAACAGCTGATTTCCACAACTACACCATACATTGGAACCCAACCACAGTTGT GTGGTACATCAATGGACTGCCAATTCGTGTTTTCAGAAACTACGAAAACGAGGGGATTGCTTACCCCAGCAAGCAAGGAATGAGGGTTTACTCCAGCTTATGGAATGCAGATAACTGGGCAACCAGAGGCGGACTAGTCAAAATCGACTGGACCAGTGCCCCATTCATAGCTAGATTGCGCAACTTCAGGGCAAGGGCCTGCAAGTGGGATGGACCAAGCAGCACCACTCAATGCGCCGCCACTACCCCTGCAAACTGGTGGACATCCCCCACGCACAAACAGCTAAGCAGTGCTAAATTGGGCCAGCTTAAGTCGGTCAGAGATAACTACATGATCTACGACTACTGCAAAGACACTAAACGATTCAATGGAAAGATGCCTACTGAATGCTCCAAGCAACAGTTCTAA
- the LOC112188967 gene encoding transmembrane protein 234 homolog encodes MVGDIEKMIAVGLVWGATNALMRRGALLWDEALKSSQPQPITSLKKWLKLLSIWQYTIPFSVNLSASATFFAILSHTPISLAVPVTNATTFAATAVFGILLGEQTHLGLALFGTGLIVLGIWLCITQ; translated from the coding sequence ATGGTCGGAGACATAGAGAAGATGATCGCGGTGGGCCTAGTCTGGGGCGCCACCAACGCGCTAATGCGACGTGGCGCTCTCCTATGGGACGAAGCCCTCAAGTCCTCCCAGCCACAGCCGATCACTTCCCTCAAGAAATGGCTGAAGCTCCTCTCAATCTGGCAGTACACCATTCCCTTCTCCGTCAACCTCTCCGCCTCCGCCACTTTCTTCGCCATTCTCAGCCACACCCCGATCTCGCTCGCCGTCCCCGTCACCAATGCGACGACGTTTGCTGCCACCGCCGTTTTCGGAATTCTGTTGGGAGAACAGACCCACCTGGGCCTGGCCTTGTTCGGTACGGGTTTGATTGTTCTGGGCATTTGGCTTTGTATAACACAGTAG